The following coding sequences lie in one Nycticebus coucang isolate mNycCou1 chromosome 18, mNycCou1.pri, whole genome shotgun sequence genomic window:
- the LOC128570386 gene encoding 60S ribosomal protein L27a-like, whose translation MPSRLRKTRKLRGHVSQGHGHIGKHRKSPGGRGNVGGMHHYRTNFNKYNPGYFGKVGMRHYHLKRNQSYCPTVSLDKLWTLVSERTRVNAAENKTGVAPIIDVVGSGYYKVLGKGKLPKQPVIVKAKFFSRRAKEKIKGVGGACVLVA comes from the coding sequence ATGCCATCCAGACTGAGGAAGACCCGGAAGCTTCGGGGCCACGTGAGCCAGGGCCACGGCCATATCGGCAAGCACAGGAAGTCCCCAGGAGGCCGAGGTAATGTTGGTGGCATGCATCATTACAGGACCAACTTCAACAAATATAACCCAGGTTACTTTGGGAAAGTTGGTATGAGGCATTACCACTTAAAGAGGAACCAGAGCTACTGCCCAACTGTCAGCCTTGACAAATTGTGGACACTGGTCAGTGAGCGGACACGGGTAAATGCTGCCGAGAACAAGACAGGAGTTGCTCCCATCATTGATGTAGTAGGATCAGGGTACTACAAAGTTCTGGGGAAGGGAAAACTCCCAAAGCAGCCAGTCATTGTGAAGGCCAAATTCTTCAGCAGAAGAGCTAAAGAGAAGATTAAGGGTGTTGGAGGGGCTTGTGTCCTGGTGGCTTGA